A single window of Rana temporaria chromosome 1, aRanTem1.1, whole genome shotgun sequence DNA harbors:
- the FAM166B gene encoding protein FAM166B: MAAAFPPKISPTLMTPDPHYIPGYGGFCPQYKYNLGKTYGKLTADLLTSPDIHRSGQLVLQSCLFPPPRTTSHIEGPEDLTKRRRPRLGDKKLSWSMIPGYTGFIPRSQKFFAKSYAETTRDALTDFQKDQYQQESQRQEQALVSKLQSGQQLPRTEQEKQLIVAKYRTPLPPLSKDAAPYVSASAYQIQVSPYYMEDGNPHKYFISGYTGYVPRSRFMIGTGYPITTNRAMEEFGHMTLKRGMRVGGQPEPREGNKELSDQSHVYLEELGLLPRYTGYVPGYKFQYGHTYGHLTQNALGQSTLQKQMVN, encoded by the exons GTATGGCGGATTTTGTCCTCAGTACAAGTACAACCTGGGCAAAACCTACGGGAAGTTGACCGCAGATCTGCTGACCAGTCCGGACATCCATCGCTCGGGGCAGCTTGTGCTGCAGTCCTGTCTGTTCCCTCCACCCCGTACCACCAGCCACATAGAAGGCCCTGAGGACCTCACCAAGAGGAGGAGACCCCGTCTAGGAGACAAGAAACTCTCATGGAGTATGATCCCGGGATACACAG GTTTCATCCCCAGATCGCAGAAATTCTTTGCTAAGTCGTATGCCGAGACCACTCGGGACGCCCTGACCGACTTCCAGAAGGATCAGTACCAGCAGGAGAGCCAGAGGCAGGAGCAGGCCCTGGTCAGCAAGCTGCAGAGTGGACAGCAACTGCCCCGCACTGAGCAAGAGAAGCAG CTCATCGTAGCCAAGTATCGGACTCCGCTCCCTCCGCTGTCCAAGGATGCGGCACCCTACGTCTCTGCCAGTGCTTACCAGATCCAAGTGTCCCCCTACTACATGGAGGATGGCAATCCGCACAAGTATTTCATCTCAG GTTACACCGGGTATGTTCCTCGATCTCGCTTCATGATTGGCACCGGCTATCCCATCACCACCAACAGAGCCATGGAAGAGTTTGGTCACATGACCCTGAAGAGAGGCATGAGAGTGGGAGGCCAGCCAGAGCCGCGGGAGGGGAACAAGGAGCTGTCGGATCAGAGTCACGTCTACCTGGAGGAACTGGGCTTACTGCCCCGCTACACGGGATACGTGCCAG GTTACAAGTTCCAGTATGGACACACCTACGGTCACCTTACCCAAAATGCACTGGGCCAGAGCACCCTACAGAAGCAGATGGTGAAttag